In the genome of Muntiacus reevesi chromosome 5, mMunRee1.1, whole genome shotgun sequence, one region contains:
- the LOC136169128 gene encoding LOW QUALITY PROTEIN: endogenous retrovirus group K member 13-1 Env polyprotein-like (The sequence of the model RefSeq protein was modified relative to this genomic sequence to represent the inferred CDS: substituted 1 base at 1 genomic stop codon) — protein sequence MNADVFWAYVPDPPLLQPVGWEMSSVPVYVNDTILLGGSSDKHIFPQNANISYTGSSSQLPMCFFRNHNVSGCLTVTDAQYFGYNYDHDHRNWIVDIPSITRSTGYARRVNGTGPKDIPFCGLGVEGRYIAVPWKLCRDETATVYSITNDTHSLWDWSPDSNRNPGREGSRQLAARIRNLGGTTVYQTEIRKLLAAFGTDGTSLRTGGKIKGVLSWRAHWWNETWRYPRACVSYPFMILVGSVTLSKNASLYHVHCFNCTLTNCIRGMENNSGALIVKQPPFVMMPVNLTEPWYEESGLELWNKVRTALARPRRGIGLIILGVVALIALIASATTASVSLAQSVHTANIVDDLAKNTSKALGIQEDIDRKLEDRLNALYDTVRFLGEEILSLKLRAKIRCHANYHWICVTPKIYNNTETPWNKIKLHLDGIWYNENISLDLLQLHQEILDIENAPRASMDLAKNAXEFVNSLFSNFPSITSLWHLLSGVVAVLLVFALFVCIAPCIIKKFITELWDIKAVLHSNYLRQKNQACHFTK from the coding sequence ATGAATGCTGATGTCTTCTGGGCATATGTTCCTGATCCCCCTCTTTTGCAGCCTGTCGGATGGGAAATGAGTTCCGTTCCTGTGTATGTGAATGACACAATACTTTTGGGGGGGTCttctgataaacatatttttccgCAGAATGCCAACATTTCTTATACTGGATCCTCTTCACAATTACCAATGTGCTTTTTCCGAAATCATAATGTTTCAGGATGTCTTACTGTTACAGATGCACAATACTTTGGTTATAATTACGACCATGACCACCGTAATTGGATAGTGGATATTCCTAGCATTACGAGATCCACAGGATATGCACGACGAGTCAATGGAACCGGACCTAAAGACATCCCATTTTGTGGCCTGGGGGTAGAAGGACGATATATAGCTGTGCCATGGAAACTTTGTAGAGATGAGACTGCTACTGTATATTCTATTACTAATGACACACATTCCCTTTGGGACTGGTCGCCAGACTCCAACAGGAACCCCGGAAGGGAAGGCAGCAGACAACTTGCAGCCAGAATTCGGAATCTTGGCGGTACCACGGTGTATCAGACTGAGATACGGAAGCTGTTGGCTGCTTTCGGAACAGATGGGACTAGTTTGCGGACCGGAGGGAAGATCAAAGGAGTACTATCCTGGAGAGCACATTGGTGGAATGAGACTTGGAGATATCCTCGGGCCTGTGTATCCTATCCCTTTATGATCCTTGTTGGCTCTGTGACTCTTTCTAAAAATGCTAGTCTATATcatgttcattgttttaattgtaccCTGACTAATTGTATAAGAGGTATGGAAAATAATTCTGGGGCTTTGATAGTCAAACAACCACCCTTTGTCATGATGCCTGTGAACCTTACTGAACCTTGGTATGAGGAGTCAGGGCTTGAGCTGTGGAATAAGGTGCGTACAGCCCTTGCTAGGCCACGAAGGGGGATAGGATTAATAATTCTGGGAGTAGTAGCTCTTATAGCTTTAATTGCTTCTGCTACTACTGCTTCTGTATCTTTAGCTCAATCTGTGCATACTGCTAATATTGTAGATGATTTAGCAAAGAACACTTCAAAAGCTTTAGGAATTCAGGAAGATATTGATAGAAAACTTGAAGATAGGCTAAATGCCCTCTATGATACCGTGAGATTTTTGGGAGAAGAAATATTAAGCTTGAAATTGAGGGCTAAAATCAGGTGTCATGCTAATTATCATTGGATTTGTGTAActccaaaaatttataataatactgagaccccttggaataagataaaattacatttagatggtatttggtataatgaaaacatttccttggaTCTATTACAACTTCATCAGGAAATTCTTGATATAGAAAATGCTCCTCGGGCTAGCATGGATTTGGCAAAAAATGCTTAAGAGTTTGTtaacagtttgttttccaattttccctcGATTACCTCACTTTGGCATCTTTTATCGGGGGTCGTGGCTGTGCTCCTAGTGTTTGCGCTTTTTGTGTGCATTGCTCCttgtatcataaagaaattcATTACAGAGTTGTGGGACATCAAGGCTGTCCTACACAGTAATTATTTACGCCAAAAAAATCAGGCGTGccattttactaaataa